The following proteins are co-located in the Eubalaena glacialis isolate mEubGla1 chromosome 14, mEubGla1.1.hap2.+ XY, whole genome shotgun sequence genome:
- the C1GALT1C1L gene encoding LOW QUALITY PROTEIN: C1GALT1-specific chaperone 1-like protein (The sequence of the model RefSeq protein was modified relative to this genomic sequence to represent the inferred CDS: inserted 6 bases in 4 codons; substituted 2 bases at 2 genomic stop codons), which produces MPDPPPSRKPQRSGLLQLQQPSRELPALDRLDGFCYECTVSFFKGTLVGRICCVLITMFGRITIRNXGKTQDHEHHHLRPPSTKDFLNISEVERMELSKSICIYSTILVEPDDKYYWAVLKETXTKHCDKTEHXSTKNDGLFKIKNDMWTQMRKRYKYVFGKHGNNYNWFFLAHPTTFTVIENXKCLLFTRDASQPFYLGHTITSGDPEYVTMGEGIVLSIEXMKRLNRLLNKSEKYADQSVIWKLSEDMQLAVCLKYAGVLAENAEDSKGRTLFINTKXTACLIQETMSSNPQQVVEACCSDMAITFNGLTPKKMIVMMDGVYQLRAFGHYFNDTLIFLPSNGSENDRGLGNNRTVLSKSA; this is translated from the exons ATGCCAGACCCGCCCCCTTCTCGAAAACCACAGAGAAGCGGCCTCCTGCAGCTACAACAGCCCAGCAGGGAGCTGCCCGCTCTGGACCGCCTGG ATGGTTTCTGTTATGAGTGtactgtatcattttttaagggtACACTGGTTGGGAGAATTTGCTGTGTTTTGATAACTATGTTTGGGCGAATTACCATTCGAAA AGGTAAAACTCAAGACCATGAGCACCATCACCTTCGCCCACCTAGCacaaaagatttcttaaacatttcGGAAGTGGAACGCATGGAGCTGAGTAAAAGTATCTGTATTTACTCTACCATCCTTGTAGAACCCGATGATAAGTATTATTGGGCTGTACTGAAAGAGACTTAGACCAAACATTGTGACAAAACAGAGCACTAGAGTACTAAAAATGATGGTTTGTTTAAGATAAAAAATGACATGTGGACACAGATGAGGAAGAGGTACAAATATGTCTTTGGGAAGCACGGCAACAACTACAACTGGTTCTTTCTTGCACATCCCACTACATTTACTGTCATTGAAAA AAAGTGTCTTCTGTTTACTAGGGATGCATCACAACCTTTTTATCTGGGCCACACTATAACATCTGGTGACCCTGAATATGTGACTATGGGAGAAGGAATTGTTTTAAGTATAG CTATGAAAAGACTTAACAGACTTCTGAATAAGTCTGAAAAGTATGCAGATCAAAGTGTGATTTGGAAGTTATCTGAAGATATGCAACTGGCAGTCTGCCTGAAATATGCAGGAGTTCTTGCAGAAAATGCAGAGGATTCCAAAGGAAGAACTCTATTTATAAATACAA CTACTGCATGTCTTATTCAAGAGACAATGTCTAGTAACCCTCAGCAAGTAGTAGAAGCCTGCTGTTCAGATATGGCTATTACTTTTAATGGACTGACTCCCAAAAAGATGATAGTAATGATGGATGGTGTGTACCAGCTCAGGGCATTTGGACATTATTTCAATGACACACTGATTTTCTTGccttcaaatggttcagaaaatgaCAGAGGGTTGGGAAATAATAGGACTGTGTTGTCCAAGagtgcttga